From one Humulus lupulus chromosome 8, drHumLupu1.1, whole genome shotgun sequence genomic stretch:
- the LOC133794472 gene encoding chaperonin CPN60-like 2, mitochondrial isoform X1 — MYRIASKLAASINSSNYKKLIYSRVTCNRNYVAKDINFGVGARAAMLGGVSEVAEAVKVTMGPKGRHVIIEKNQGAPKITKDGVTVAKSINFKDKYKNIGADLVKQVARATNNVAGDGTTCATVLTQAILTEGCKSIAAGTNVMDLRAGINMAVDAVIADLKSRALMISTPEEITQVATISANGEREIGELIAKAMEKVGKEGVITVADGNTLDNELEVVEGMKLARGYISPYFVTDQKTQKCELDNPFILIHEKKISDMNFLVRILEQTVKKNRPLLVVAEDIESDALSMLILNKHHAGLKVCAIKAPGFGDNRKANLDDLAILTGGEVISEDRGLTLDKVQLEMLGTAKKVTVSLDDTIILHGGGHKKLIEERCEELRTAMEKSTALFDKEKSQERLAKLSGGVAVFKVGGASEAEVGERKDRVTDALNATRAAVEEGIVPGGGVALLYASKALENLQTQNEDQKRGVQIIQSALKAPTFTIVQNAGFDGALILGKLLEQNDPNLGYDAAKGDYVDMVKAGIIDPLKVVRTALSDAASVSLLLTTTEAAVVESTDQKKPPSRMPDMGDMDY, encoded by the exons ATGTATCGAATAGCTTCAAAATTGGCCGCATCCATTAATTCCTCTAACTATAAGAAGCTG ATATATAGCAGAGTTACATGCAACAGAAATTATGTGGCCAAAGATATCAATTTTGGGGTTGGGGCTCGTGCAGCAATGCTGGGAGGTGTCTCTGAGGTGGCTGAGGCCGTGAAAGTTACAATGGGACCTAAG GGTCGTCATGTGATTATTGAGAAAAATCAGGGGGCACCTAAGATTACAAAGGATGGCGTTACCGTTGCCAAAAGCATCAATTTTAAGGATAAGTATAAGAATATAGGTGCAGATCTTGTAAAGCAGGTTGCCAGAGCTACCAATAATGTTGCGGGCGATG GTACCACTTGTGCTACTGTTCTTACCCAAGCAATACTGACAGAAGGTTGCAAGTCGATAGCTGCAGGGACAAATGTGATGGATTTGCGCGCTGGTATCAATATGGCTGTTGATGCTGTTATTGCAGATCTGAAAAGCAGGGCATTGATGATAAGTACACCAGAAGAAATTACTCAG GTTGCCACTATTTCTGCAAATGGTGAACGTGAGATTGGAGAATTGATAGCCAAAGCAATGGAGAAAGTTGGAAAGGAAGGTGTCATTACTGTCGCT GATGGTAATACCTTAGACAATGAGTTAGAAGTGGTGGAAGGAATGAAGCTAGCCAGAGGTTATATTTCTCCTTACTTTGTCACTGATCAGAAGACTCAGAAATGT GAACTTGATAATCCATTTATCCTCATTCATGAGAAGAAAATTTCAGACATGAATTTTCTCGTGAGAATTTTGGAGCAAACAGTAAAG AAAAACAGACCACTTCTTGTTGTGGCCGAGGACATTGAAAGTGATGCACTATCCATGCTTATACTCAACAAGCATCATGCTGGGCTTAAG GTTTGTGCTATTAAAGCTCCTGGTTTTGGGGATAACAGAAAAGCGAATTTAGACGATCTTGCCATCCTCACCGGTGGAGAG GTTATCAGTGAAGATCGTGGTCTAACTCTTGATAAAGTCCAACTTGAAATGCTTGGTACTGCAAAGAAg GTGACTGTCTCTCTTGATGACACAATCATTCTACATGGAGGTGGGCATAAGAAGCTGATAGAAGAAAGATGTGAGGAG CTAAGAACTGCAATGGAGAAGAGTACTGCCTTGTTTGACAAGGAGAAATCACAGGAGCGTCTAGCAAAGCTATCTGGGGGTGTAGCAGTGTTTAAG GTTGGAGGGGCAAGTGAGGCAGAGGTTGGGGAAAGGAAAGACAGGGTAACAGATGCCCTAAATGCTACACGGGCCGCTGTGGAAGAGGGTATTGTCCCAG GTGGTGGTGTTGCTCTGTTATACGCATCCAAAGCTTTAGAAAATCTTCAGACTCAAAATGAAGACCAGAAAAGAGGCGTGCAAATAATCCAGAGTGCTCTCAAG GCACCCACATTCACGATAGTTCAAAACGCTGGTTTTGATGGTGCATTGATTCTCGGAAAATTATTGGAACAAAATGATCCTAATCTTGGTTACGATGCTGCGAAAG GTGACTATGTGGACATGGTAAAAGCTGGCATTATAGATCCTCTCAAAGTTGTGAGAACAGCATTGTCAGATGCTGCTAG TGTCTCATTGCTTTTGACAACAACTGAGGCAGCTGTAGTGGAAAGCACAGATCAGAAGAAACCTCCAAGCCGTATGCCGGACATGGGTGATATGGACTATTGA
- the LOC133794472 gene encoding chaperonin CPN60-like 2, mitochondrial isoform X2: MLGGVSEVAEAVKVTMGPKGRHVIIEKNQGAPKITKDGVTVAKSINFKDKYKNIGADLVKQVARATNNVAGDGTTCATVLTQAILTEGCKSIAAGTNVMDLRAGINMAVDAVIADLKSRALMISTPEEITQVATISANGEREIGELIAKAMEKVGKEGVITVADGNTLDNELEVVEGMKLARGYISPYFVTDQKTQKCELDNPFILIHEKKISDMNFLVRILEQTVKKNRPLLVVAEDIESDALSMLILNKHHAGLKVCAIKAPGFGDNRKANLDDLAILTGGEVISEDRGLTLDKVQLEMLGTAKKVTVSLDDTIILHGGGHKKLIEERCEELRTAMEKSTALFDKEKSQERLAKLSGGVAVFKVGGASEAEVGERKDRVTDALNATRAAVEEGIVPGGGVALLYASKALENLQTQNEDQKRGVQIIQSALKAPTFTIVQNAGFDGALILGKLLEQNDPNLGYDAAKGDYVDMVKAGIIDPLKVVRTALSDAASVSLLLTTTEAAVVESTDQKKPPSRMPDMGDMDY, translated from the exons ATGCTGGGAGGTGTCTCTGAGGTGGCTGAGGCCGTGAAAGTTACAATGGGACCTAAG GGTCGTCATGTGATTATTGAGAAAAATCAGGGGGCACCTAAGATTACAAAGGATGGCGTTACCGTTGCCAAAAGCATCAATTTTAAGGATAAGTATAAGAATATAGGTGCAGATCTTGTAAAGCAGGTTGCCAGAGCTACCAATAATGTTGCGGGCGATG GTACCACTTGTGCTACTGTTCTTACCCAAGCAATACTGACAGAAGGTTGCAAGTCGATAGCTGCAGGGACAAATGTGATGGATTTGCGCGCTGGTATCAATATGGCTGTTGATGCTGTTATTGCAGATCTGAAAAGCAGGGCATTGATGATAAGTACACCAGAAGAAATTACTCAG GTTGCCACTATTTCTGCAAATGGTGAACGTGAGATTGGAGAATTGATAGCCAAAGCAATGGAGAAAGTTGGAAAGGAAGGTGTCATTACTGTCGCT GATGGTAATACCTTAGACAATGAGTTAGAAGTGGTGGAAGGAATGAAGCTAGCCAGAGGTTATATTTCTCCTTACTTTGTCACTGATCAGAAGACTCAGAAATGT GAACTTGATAATCCATTTATCCTCATTCATGAGAAGAAAATTTCAGACATGAATTTTCTCGTGAGAATTTTGGAGCAAACAGTAAAG AAAAACAGACCACTTCTTGTTGTGGCCGAGGACATTGAAAGTGATGCACTATCCATGCTTATACTCAACAAGCATCATGCTGGGCTTAAG GTTTGTGCTATTAAAGCTCCTGGTTTTGGGGATAACAGAAAAGCGAATTTAGACGATCTTGCCATCCTCACCGGTGGAGAG GTTATCAGTGAAGATCGTGGTCTAACTCTTGATAAAGTCCAACTTGAAATGCTTGGTACTGCAAAGAAg GTGACTGTCTCTCTTGATGACACAATCATTCTACATGGAGGTGGGCATAAGAAGCTGATAGAAGAAAGATGTGAGGAG CTAAGAACTGCAATGGAGAAGAGTACTGCCTTGTTTGACAAGGAGAAATCACAGGAGCGTCTAGCAAAGCTATCTGGGGGTGTAGCAGTGTTTAAG GTTGGAGGGGCAAGTGAGGCAGAGGTTGGGGAAAGGAAAGACAGGGTAACAGATGCCCTAAATGCTACACGGGCCGCTGTGGAAGAGGGTATTGTCCCAG GTGGTGGTGTTGCTCTGTTATACGCATCCAAAGCTTTAGAAAATCTTCAGACTCAAAATGAAGACCAGAAAAGAGGCGTGCAAATAATCCAGAGTGCTCTCAAG GCACCCACATTCACGATAGTTCAAAACGCTGGTTTTGATGGTGCATTGATTCTCGGAAAATTATTGGAACAAAATGATCCTAATCTTGGTTACGATGCTGCGAAAG GTGACTATGTGGACATGGTAAAAGCTGGCATTATAGATCCTCTCAAAGTTGTGAGAACAGCATTGTCAGATGCTGCTAG TGTCTCATTGCTTTTGACAACAACTGAGGCAGCTGTAGTGGAAAGCACAGATCAGAAGAAACCTCCAAGCCGTATGCCGGACATGGGTGATATGGACTATTGA